The following proteins are encoded in a genomic region of Pseudorca crassidens isolate mPseCra1 chromosome 5, mPseCra1.hap1, whole genome shotgun sequence:
- the PKNOX1 gene encoding homeobox protein PKNOX1 — protein MMATQTLSIDSYQDGQQMQVVTELKTEQDPTCSEPDVEGVSPPPVGSQTPMDADKQAIYRHPLFPLLALLFEKCEQSTQGSEGTTSASFDVDIESFVRRQEKEGKPFFCEDPETDNLMVKAIQVLRIHLLELEKVNELCKDFCSRYIACLKTKMNSETLLSGEPGSPYSPVQSQQVQSAITGTLSPQGIVVPASALQQGSVTMATVAGGTVYQPVTVVTPQGQVVTQALSPGTIRIQNSQLQLQLNQDLSILHQDDGSSKNKRGVLPKHATNVMRSWLFQHIGHPYPTEDEKKQIAAQTNLTLLQVNNWFINARRRILQPMLDSSCSETPKTKKKTAQNRPVQRFWPDSIASGAAQPAASELTVSEGAVVTITAPVGMNVDSLQSLSSDGATLAVQQVMMAEQSEDDSVDSTGDGGAALAPGHLGGLVLENSDSLQ, from the exons ATGATGGCTACACAGACGTTGAGCATAGACAGCTATCAAGATGGGCAACAA ATGCAAGTAGTAACAGAGTTAAAAACGGAGCAAGACCCCACCTGCTCTGAACCAGATGTGGAAGGAGTGAGCCCTCCCCCTGTGGGGTCCCAGACCCCGATGGACGCAGACAAGCAGGCCATTTATAG GCATCCGCTGTTTCCACTATTAGCTTTGTTGTTTGAAAAATGTGAGCAGTCCACACAGGGCTCGGAAGGCACAACTTCTGCCAGCTTTGACGTGGACATTGAGAGCTTCGTAAGGaggcaagagaaggaaggaaagcccTTCTTTTGTGAGGATCCAGAAACTGACAACTTA ATGGTAAAAGCAATCCAGGTTCTGCGTATTCATCTTCTTGAGCTGGAAAAGGTTAATGAACTCTGCAAAGATTTCTGCAGTCGCTATATTGCTTGTCTAAAAACGAAAATGAACAGTGAAACTCTCCTGAGCGGGGAACCTGGCAGCCCGTACTCCCCTGTCCAGTCCCAG CAGGTTCAAAGCGCCATCACAGGCACTCTCAGCCCCCAAGGAATCGTGGTACCAGCATCCGCTCTGCAGCAGGGGAGCGTCACCATGGCAACAGTGGCAG GGGGCACAGTCTATCAGCCGGTCACAGTCGTCACTCCCCAAGGCCAGGTGGTGACACAGGCGCTGTCGCCCGGCACGATCCGGATCCAGAACTCCCAG CTTCAGTTACAGTTAAACCAGGATCTCAGCATCTTGCATCAAGATGACGGTTCATCTAAGAACAAGAGGGGGGTCCTGCCGAAGCACGCCACCAATGTGATGAGGTCCTGGCTCTTCCAGCACATCGGG catCCCTACCCGACAGAAGATGAGAAAAAACAGATTGCTGCTCAGACAAATTTGACGCTACTCCAGGTGAACAACTG GTTCATCAATGCGAGAAGACGAATCCTGCAGCCGATGTTGGATTCTAGTTGCTCAGAAACtccaaaaacaaagaagaaaactgctCAGAACAGACCCGTCCAGAGGTTTTGGCCCGATTCCATCGCCTCAGGAGCTGCACAGCCAGCCGCCAGCGAGCTGACCGTGTCCGAAG GAGCCGTCGTGACCATCACCGCGCCCGTGGGCATGAACGTGGACAGCCTGCAGTCCCTGTCGTCGGACGGGGCCACGCTGGCGGTACAGCAGGTGATGATGGCCGAGCAGAGCGAGGACGACTCGGTGGACAGCACGGGGGACGGCGGGGCGGCGCTGGCGCCCGGCCACCTGGGCGGGCTGGTGCTGGAGAACAGCGACTCCCTGCAGTAG